The following nucleotide sequence is from Saccharothrix texasensis.
TGCCGATGAGCGCGAAGACGAACCCGACGCCCTGCGCGAACCTCAGCGGCGCGGCCTCCTCCCGCTCGGTCGTGGGCTTGATCCTCGGCTGCACGGCGAACCGGTAGACGTGGCCCCACGGGTTGAGCTTGAGCGAGATGAACGCGCACATCGCGAAGAGCACGGTCTGGGCGGCGAGCAGCCGCCACGAGCCGGTCAGCAGGACGACCGCCAGGACGGCGGTGGTGATCCAGGCGCTGAACCGGGGACCGCGCGGGTCGACCGGCGCGTCCTTGGTGGCGGTGGCGGTTAACGGCACGGCGACCTCCTGACGGTGGACAAGACTGGTAGTCCGTCTCAGGCGGTGTTAGGGGCAGGCGCGCACCACCGTCAAGGGTGTGCGGGCCGCCGGGAACCGCCCGGTCAGCGCGCCGCGCGACACAGGCTGCTGCGCACGCGGCACAGGTCCACCGCGAGTCGCTTGGTCAGCAGCGTGGTCATGGGTCCGAGCCTAGCCGCTCGTCCCTGCTGTCGGGAGGGGCGTCCACAGCGTGGGAATGCCCAGGTTCACCCGATCGGGTCAGGCAGGTGTGGGCGCAAAGCCGCAACGAGGCGGTCCGGCTTGGGCACGCCGCCGAACCGGAGGAGTTCCGCGCCCGAGGCGTCCAACGCCAGCGTGGTGGGTGCGCGCAGCACCTTGAGGTCGGCGGCCACGTCGGGCAGGTCGGTCACGTCGAGCTCGACGTGCCGCAGTCCGGCGGTGCGGGCGGCCAGGTCTTCGAGCACCGCGCGGGTCTGCCGGCAGTTCGCGCAGAACGTCGTGGAGAGCTGCACCAGCGTCACCGGCGTGTCCCGGTCGAGCAGGTCGCGCACGGGCGCGGGCAGGTCCCGGCGGGGTTTCGCCGCCCGCACGCGG
It contains:
- a CDS encoding DUF4395 domain-containing protein, giving the protein MPLTATATKDAPVDPRGPRFSAWITTAVLAVVLLTGSWRLLAAQTVLFAMCAFISLKLNPWGHVYRFAVQPRIKPTTEREEAAPLRFAQGVGFVFALIGTIGYTTGLTALGVVATSAALVAALLNAALGLCLGCELFLLLRRHAPALARPQ
- a CDS encoding putative leader peptide, with the protein product MTTLLTKRLAVDLCRVRSSLCRAAR
- a CDS encoding thioredoxin family protein, whose amino-acid sequence is MTGAWALLGAVAVVAAVAAVLRVRDGRVRAAKPRRDLPAPVRDLLDRDTPVTLVQLSTTFCANCRQTRAVLEDLAARTAGLRHVELDVTDLPDVAADLKVLRAPTTLALDASGAELLRFGGVPKPDRLVAALRPHLPDPIG